The following are from one region of the Bradyrhizobium sediminis genome:
- a CDS encoding peptidase M29, with protein sequence MFADRIEAKWIDAFCEIFERCAVKPGDTAAILSETQSRALNIHLAELALLRMGAKPFHIVVPTPRNREAVPIRSTGASIAIQKLGPVVSALQQAGFVVDCTIEGLMHAAETPEILKAGARILNISNEHPEALERMVPDTALEKRVRAAVKMLRGTKRMRVTSKAGTELDVDMVGASTAGVWGWTDRPGTLAHWPGGIVVSFPKSKTVNGTIVMAPGDINLTFKRYLTSPIKMTLKDDYVTDLEGEGSDAAMMRSYLAAWGDREAYAVSHVGWGMNPGARYEALTMYDQRDTNGTELRAVSGNFLFSTGANEFAGRYTSGHFDLPMMGTTIELDGVAVVREGVLQEVFG encoded by the coding sequence ATGTTCGCAGATCGCATAGAAGCAAAGTGGATCGACGCGTTCTGCGAGATTTTCGAGCGCTGCGCGGTCAAGCCGGGCGACACCGCAGCGATCCTGTCGGAGACGCAGTCGCGCGCGCTCAACATTCACCTCGCCGAGCTGGCGCTGCTGCGGATGGGCGCCAAGCCGTTCCACATCGTGGTGCCGACGCCGCGCAACCGCGAAGCCGTCCCGATCCGCTCGACCGGCGCCAGCATCGCCATCCAGAAGCTCGGGCCGGTGGTCTCGGCGCTGCAGCAGGCGGGCTTCGTGGTCGACTGCACCATCGAGGGCCTGATGCACGCGGCGGAGACGCCGGAAATCCTGAAAGCGGGCGCGCGCATTCTCAACATATCCAATGAACACCCGGAGGCGCTTGAACGCATGGTGCCGGATACCGCGCTGGAAAAGCGCGTTCGTGCGGCCGTGAAAATGCTGCGCGGTACCAAGCGCATGCGCGTGACCTCGAAGGCCGGCACCGAGCTCGACGTCGACATGGTCGGCGCCTCCACCGCCGGCGTCTGGGGCTGGACCGACCGGCCGGGCACGCTGGCGCACTGGCCGGGCGGCATCGTCGTCAGTTTTCCCAAGAGCAAGACCGTCAACGGAACGATCGTGATGGCCCCCGGCGACATCAATCTCACCTTCAAGCGCTACCTGACGTCGCCGATCAAGATGACGCTGAAGGACGATTACGTCACCGACCTCGAAGGCGAGGGCAGCGATGCGGCGATGATGCGGTCCTACCTCGCGGCATGGGGCGACCGCGAGGCCTATGCGGTGTCGCATGTCGGATGGGGCATGAATCCCGGCGCGCGCTACGAAGCGCTGACCATGTACGACCAGCGCGACACCAACGGCACCGAGCTGCGCGCGGTTTCCGGCAACTTCCTGTTCTCAACCGGCGCCAATGAATTTGCCGGCCGCTACACCTCGGGGCATTTCGACTTGCCGATGATGGGCACCACCATCGAACTCGACGGCGTCGCCGTCGTCAGGGAAGGGGTGCTGCAGGAGGTATTTGGGTAG
- a CDS encoding mannosyltransferase family protein: MARDSMGMEMRCPNWKYHAWLPCFWAISIFLCSRAVVALGLVFSQKYLPIATDVWSAGPFWYHQLLQWDSEWYFRIATEGYRYNGDPTIQQNVVFYPLYPMLARGLAAISGLTPADALLLVSNVAGLLAIVVLFKLVREEFGDQLALVTTALLSFFPASVFLSAGYTEPLELLLMVSFFLALKRKRYLSAALLAGLAVADRSAGIVLLPVLVREMWLNRDHKPLFPALIPCVLLATSGIWLFMIYLWYSFGDPLVFSKGQTAFHLGVTQVTRLVAALKFEPFTQLILNDWNPWGQASWLTLLFIVLIFVGWSRLPFSWTLFAMGVLLLPYLTLSGGPAGFTSMGRFNLVSFPLFVVLADFGMRARWLLVGVIGLFSASLFMNAALFARRIWIG; this comes from the coding sequence ATGGCACGCGACAGTATGGGCATGGAGATGCGGTGTCCGAACTGGAAATATCATGCCTGGCTTCCCTGCTTTTGGGCCATCTCGATATTTTTGTGTTCGCGCGCGGTAGTCGCGCTCGGACTGGTATTCTCGCAAAAATATCTGCCCATCGCGACCGATGTCTGGTCTGCAGGACCGTTCTGGTACCACCAATTGCTGCAATGGGATTCAGAATGGTATTTCAGGATAGCAACAGAGGGATATCGCTATAACGGCGATCCGACCATTCAACAGAATGTCGTGTTTTACCCGTTGTATCCGATGCTCGCACGGGGCCTCGCGGCGATTAGCGGCCTCACGCCTGCGGACGCATTGCTGTTGGTATCAAACGTCGCGGGACTGCTGGCTATCGTCGTTCTTTTCAAGCTGGTTCGCGAGGAATTTGGTGATCAACTCGCTCTCGTCACCACTGCATTGCTCAGCTTTTTTCCGGCCTCGGTCTTCCTGTCAGCCGGGTATACCGAACCATTGGAACTGCTCCTGATGGTTTCGTTCTTTCTTGCTTTGAAGCGAAAACGCTATTTGTCGGCAGCTCTGCTTGCAGGTCTGGCAGTTGCGGACCGATCAGCGGGCATCGTCTTGTTGCCTGTGCTTGTCCGGGAGATGTGGCTCAATCGAGATCATAAGCCGCTTTTTCCTGCCCTCATACCCTGCGTGCTTCTCGCGACATCGGGCATCTGGCTGTTCATGATCTACCTCTGGTACTCTTTCGGGGACCCGCTTGTATTCTCGAAAGGGCAAACGGCTTTCCATCTGGGAGTGACGCAGGTCACAAGACTGGTTGCGGCACTCAAATTTGAACCCTTCACCCAGCTGATCCTCAATGATTGGAACCCGTGGGGGCAGGCCAGCTGGCTCACCCTGCTGTTCATCGTGCTGATTTTCGTCGGCTGGTCTCGACTGCCCTTCTCCTGGACACTGTTCGCCATGGGCGTGTTGTTGTTGCCTTATCTGACGCTCAGCGGCGGACCGGCAGGTTTCACGTCGATGGGCAGATTCAATCTTGTTTCGTTTCCTCTGTTTGTCGTGTTGGCTGATTTTGGAATGCGGGCGAGGTGGCTCTTGGTCGGGGTGATCGGACTCTTCAGCGCGTCCCTGTTCATGAACGCGGCGCTGTTTGCCCGGAGAATTTGGATTGGATGA
- a CDS encoding ABC transporter permease — protein sequence MNARALTTDVLLGIAPIALLVALWQAISSFGYAPVTLLPPPGQVFMRLAQQLATGAFQHEIAATLFRLFAGFSVAVILGVGIGLAAAASPAVNAVVRPIVRVLAPLPKVALYPALLLLLGFGHESKITLVAADALFPILLSTYYGASMVEQKLIWSAMAAGTPRRQILLKVVLPAAMPSILTGCRIGLVISCIVVFLAEMITSTEGLGHLLVTAARTFQAVDMFVPLITISLLGLILNGLLQGLRSWLLRGFPEV from the coding sequence ATGAACGCGCGCGCGCTCACCACGGATGTTCTGTTAGGGATCGCGCCGATCGCGCTCCTGGTCGCATTGTGGCAGGCGATTTCATCGTTCGGCTATGCGCCGGTGACGCTGCTGCCGCCGCCCGGTCAGGTGTTCATGCGGTTGGCGCAGCAGCTCGCCACCGGCGCCTTCCAGCATGAGATCGCCGCCACGCTGTTCCGGCTGTTCGCGGGATTTTCTGTCGCGGTGATCCTGGGCGTCGGCATCGGGCTTGCCGCAGCCGCAAGCCCGGCCGTCAACGCCGTGGTGCGGCCGATCGTGCGGGTCCTGGCGCCGCTGCCCAAGGTGGCGCTGTATCCGGCGCTATTGTTGCTGCTCGGTTTCGGCCATGAATCCAAGATCACGCTGGTCGCCGCGGACGCGCTGTTTCCGATTCTGCTCTCGACCTATTACGGCGCCTCGATGGTCGAGCAGAAGCTGATCTGGTCGGCGATGGCGGCGGGTACGCCGCGCCGCCAGATCCTGCTCAAGGTGGTGTTGCCGGCGGCGATGCCGTCGATCCTCACCGGTTGCCGCATCGGGCTTGTGATTTCCTGCATTGTGGTGTTTCTCGCCGAAATGATCACCTCGACCGAGGGCCTCGGCCATCTGCTGGTGACGGCGGCGCGGACCTTCCAGGCGGTCGACATGTTCGTGCCGCTGATCACGATTTCGCTCTTGGGACTGATCCTCAACGGCCTGCTGCAGGGCTTGCGGTCCTGGCTGCTGCGCGGCTTTCCGGAAGTGTGA
- a CDS encoding ABC transporter ATP-binding protein, with amino-acid sequence MKVVSSRPDIRTELAPARGQASAMIEIDRVSQVFRTSGRQDHLALSDISLTIEDGAFVSILGPSGCGKSTLLYIVGGFVNPTAGVAKVRGKAITGPGPDRGPVFQEFALFPWKSVLGNVMYGPRQQSVKPAEAEAQSRALIEMVGLKGYEHFYPKELSGGMKQRVALARTLAYHPAVLLMDEPFGALDAHTRTRLQNDLLNIWERDRKTVLFVTHSVDEAVFLSDKVVVMTRSPGRIKEVVDIDLPRPRRRSELLLDPRYQKYVVDIERMIDDTGADELRP; translated from the coding sequence ATGAAGGTAGTGTCATCGCGGCCGGATATTCGGACTGAGCTGGCGCCGGCGCGCGGGCAGGCTTCCGCCATGATCGAGATCGATCGGGTCTCGCAGGTTTTTCGTACGTCCGGCCGCCAGGACCATCTGGCGTTGTCGGATATTTCGCTGACAATCGAGGATGGCGCCTTTGTCTCGATTCTCGGTCCCTCCGGCTGCGGCAAGTCGACATTGCTCTATATCGTCGGCGGTTTCGTCAATCCGACCGCAGGCGTGGCGAAAGTCCGGGGCAAGGCCATCACCGGGCCCGGTCCCGATCGCGGGCCGGTGTTCCAGGAGTTCGCGCTGTTTCCCTGGAAGAGCGTGCTCGGCAATGTGATGTACGGCCCGCGCCAGCAGAGCGTGAAACCGGCGGAGGCCGAGGCGCAAAGCCGGGCGCTGATCGAAATGGTCGGGCTCAAGGGCTATGAGCATTTCTACCCGAAGGAATTGTCCGGCGGCATGAAGCAGCGCGTGGCGCTGGCGCGCACGCTGGCCTACCACCCCGCGGTGCTCTTGATGGACGAGCCGTTCGGCGCGCTCGATGCCCATACCCGCACGCGGTTGCAGAACGACCTGCTCAACATCTGGGAGCGCGACCGCAAGACGGTGCTGTTCGTCACGCATTCGGTCGACGAGGCGGTGTTCCTTTCCGACAAGGTCGTGGTGATGACGCGCTCGCCCGGGCGCATCAAGGAGGTCGTCGATATCGACCTGCCGCGTCCGCGCCGCCGCTCGGAGCTGCTGCTCGACCCCCGTTACCAGAAATACGTGGTCGATATCGAGCGCATGATCGACGACACCGGTGCAGACGAGTTGCGGCCATGA
- a CDS encoding ABC transporter permease: MIAVRGIVSRLAPLLACLGLLGIWQVGALILSTESFPTAVEAIRAVPSILGDKESLINILDSVRRMAIAFAVALVVSVPLGLMMGRSRAVASFFNPLLMITYPVPKAALMPIIMLWLGVGDLAKMLVIFLGVSLPVIYHSFQGAKAVEEKMLWSGAAMGLSAAQRMVRIVLPAALPEILTGCRTGLVLALITMVTSEMIARQSGAGNILFNSLDMGQYDTVYAMIIIIGAMGIGLDAAFESLRSRLVKWSEPGFDIPLSFA; encoded by the coding sequence ATGATCGCGGTGCGCGGCATCGTCTCGCGGCTGGCGCCGCTGCTCGCCTGTCTCGGCCTGCTCGGGATCTGGCAGGTCGGGGCGCTGATCCTGAGTACCGAAAGCTTTCCGACCGCGGTCGAGGCGATCCGCGCGGTGCCCTCCATCCTCGGCGACAAGGAATCGCTGATCAACATCCTCGACTCGGTGCGCCGCATGGCGATCGCCTTCGCCGTCGCGCTGGTCGTCTCCGTTCCGCTCGGATTGATGATGGGCCGCTCGCGCGCCGTGGCCTCGTTCTTCAATCCGCTGTTGATGATCACCTATCCGGTTCCGAAGGCGGCGCTGATGCCGATCATCATGCTGTGGCTCGGCGTCGGCGATCTCGCCAAGATGCTGGTGATCTTTCTCGGCGTCAGCCTGCCCGTGATCTATCACAGTTTCCAGGGCGCCAAGGCGGTCGAGGAAAAGATGCTGTGGTCGGGCGCCGCGATGGGCCTGTCGGCGGCGCAGCGCATGGTCCGGATCGTGCTGCCGGCGGCGCTGCCGGAAATTCTCACGGGATGCCGCACCGGACTGGTGCTGGCGCTGATCACCATGGTGACCTCCGAGATGATCGCGCGGCAGTCGGGTGCCGGCAACATCCTGTTCAATTCGCTCGACATGGGACAGTACGACACCGTCTACGCCATGATCATCATCATCGGCGCGATGGGGATCGGTCTCGACGCCGCGTTCGAAAGCCTGCGCAGCCGGCTGGTCAAATGGTCCGAGCCGGGCTTCGACATACCCTTGAGCTTTGCATGA